In Thermoleophilaceae bacterium, the following are encoded in one genomic region:
- a CDS encoding MaoC/PaaZ C-terminal domain-containing protein produces MSTDVGLTYSDINDSFLYLSEPITLTEAHLVLLGGLIGNLHPSHLNDEYSTRAGPFRQRVAHGELVHALMVSGLAHVLRSTSHGQVAGSYTLEAPVFVGDTIYTEITLKGKRVTRSGKRGLVSFMLRTFKQDGAIVALGTTDLLVGHDPFPIYSPATPAGSSSAP; encoded by the coding sequence ATGAGCACCGACGTAGGGCTGACGTACAGCGACATCAACGACTCCTTCCTCTATCTCAGCGAGCCGATCACCCTGACCGAGGCGCACCTCGTGTTGCTCGGCGGTCTGATCGGCAACCTGCACCCGTCACACCTCAACGACGAGTACTCGACGCGAGCTGGGCCGTTCCGGCAGCGCGTCGCTCACGGCGAGCTAGTCCACGCGCTGATGGTGAGCGGCTTGGCACATGTCCTCCGGAGCACGAGCCACGGTCAGGTCGCCGGTAGCTACACGCTGGAGGCGCCGGTTTTCGTCGGCGACACGATCTACACCGAGATCACGCTCAAGGGAAAGCGCGTCACACGTTCAGGCAAGCGCGGGCTTGTCAGCTTCATGCTCCGGACCTTCAAGCAGGACGGTGCCATCGTCGCCCTTGGAACGACGGATCTGCTTGTCGGCCACGACCCGTTCCCGATCTACTCACCTGCGACCCCCGCCGGAAGCTCCTCTGCCCCGTGA
- a CDS encoding substrate-binding domain-containing protein, with protein sequence MIDEARQPVTFTPPGDPIDMSELRGKTIAIVVVTMQTPTLAAVAGAAQEAAEVAGLETTLFDAKADVPRMIQGVEDAIRRADAMLLIGIPIAVVQDQLEQAKDAGIPAVSVLNNQPAANEPGQGAGPLVYASSAPDFRKAGQLVASQAIVDTDGEANVEIFTANEIQPSADTIVGGMMSMLERCEGCEVSQNSTPLDQWFTRLAPKAESIIRRNPELNYMLPIFDIASVLITPAIERSGVADRVKTASINGTPAALQLIQSGDVVSADVGASSNLVGWHSVDQAARGLLGHEPGEPTIPSRLLDDSTLEGEEVDDFDAPYGDDLGYREGFQELWGVR encoded by the coding sequence ATGATCGACGAGGCGAGGCAGCCTGTCACGTTCACACCGCCCGGAGACCCGATTGACATGTCGGAGCTCCGCGGCAAGACGATCGCGATCGTCGTCGTGACGATGCAGACCCCCACTCTCGCGGCCGTCGCGGGGGCGGCTCAGGAAGCCGCAGAGGTTGCCGGGCTGGAGACGACGCTCTTCGATGCAAAAGCCGACGTGCCTCGCATGATTCAGGGGGTCGAGGACGCGATCCGGCGGGCGGATGCGATGCTGCTCATCGGTATCCCGATCGCCGTCGTCCAAGACCAACTCGAGCAGGCGAAGGACGCCGGGATCCCCGCGGTTAGCGTCCTCAACAACCAGCCGGCTGCGAACGAGCCGGGGCAAGGCGCAGGACCCCTCGTGTACGCGAGCTCTGCACCGGACTTCCGCAAGGCCGGCCAGCTCGTGGCTTCCCAGGCGATAGTTGACACGGACGGAGAGGCAAATGTCGAGATTTTCACGGCCAACGAGATCCAGCCGTCGGCGGACACGATCGTGGGCGGGATGATGAGCATGCTCGAGCGCTGCGAGGGCTGCGAGGTGTCGCAGAACAGCACGCCGCTGGATCAGTGGTTCACGCGACTCGCCCCGAAGGCGGAATCGATCATCCGTCGGAATCCCGAATTGAACTACATGCTGCCGATCTTCGACATCGCATCAGTGTTGATCACTCCAGCCATCGAGCGCTCCGGCGTGGCCGACAGGGTGAAGACCGCCAGCATCAACGGGACACCCGCCGCACTGCAGCTGATCCAGAGCGGAGATGTGGTCTCTGCCGACGTGGGGGCCTCGTCCAACCTGGTCGGCTGGCACTCCGTAGATCAGGCCGCGCGCGGCCTGCTCGGGCACGAACCGGGCGAGCCGACGATCCCGAGCCGGCTCCTCGATGACTCCACCCTCGAGGGCGAGGAGGTCGATGACTTCGACGCTCCCTACGGGGACGACCTCGGATACCGCGAGGGGTTCCAGGAGCTTTGGGGTGTTCGGTGA
- a CDS encoding amidohydrolase family protein, with translation MRRIDVHCHPNTEPWYRATQPYIEALREYWRRPWQPQSEEEFTAELEGAGVEAIVVAHDTETVTGLPPCGNDYVAGLRHKHSDVILQVWGAVDPWKGDAAIVEAERAVSELGVLGFHFHPICGGFSVADRRLYPLWETISGHGVPIMVDAGFSGMGAGLPGGLGRRLKHARPFPALDDLAADFPSLTIVAAHPAWPWTDEMIAITLHKSNVFWELSGWGPEYFPDALKREIRTRLQDKVMFGSDYPSLSYERLFRGWESLGYSDEIIEKVFWKNAERLLDLGAQGPSRARVEGT, from the coding sequence ATGAGGCGAATCGACGTCCACTGTCATCCGAACACGGAGCCGTGGTATCGCGCGACGCAGCCGTACATCGAGGCTCTTCGCGAGTACTGGCGCCGGCCCTGGCAACCGCAGAGCGAAGAGGAGTTCACTGCCGAGCTGGAAGGCGCAGGCGTCGAAGCGATTGTCGTCGCGCACGACACCGAGACGGTCACGGGTCTGCCGCCCTGCGGCAATGACTACGTCGCCGGCCTGAGGCACAAGCACTCGGACGTGATCCTGCAGGTGTGGGGCGCCGTCGACCCTTGGAAGGGCGACGCGGCGATCGTCGAGGCCGAGCGGGCGGTCTCCGAGCTCGGCGTGCTTGGGTTCCATTTCCACCCGATTTGCGGCGGCTTCAGTGTCGCCGACCGACGCTTGTACCCGCTGTGGGAGACAATCAGCGGCCACGGCGTGCCGATCATGGTCGATGCCGGATTCAGCGGCATGGGAGCAGGCCTTCCCGGTGGGCTGGGCCGGCGTCTGAAGCATGCTCGGCCGTTCCCCGCCCTCGATGATCTCGCTGCAGATTTTCCGAGCCTCACGATCGTCGCAGCGCACCCGGCTTGGCCATGGACCGACGAGATGATCGCGATTACCCTGCACAAGAGCAACGTCTTCTGGGAGCTGTCGGGATGGGGTCCCGAGTACTTCCCCGACGCGCTCAAGCGAGAGATCAGAACGCGTCTTCAGGACAAGGTGATGTTCGGTAGCGACTATCCGAGCTTGTCCTATGAGAGGCTCTTCCGGGGCTGGGAGTCGCTCGGATATTCCGACGAGATCATCGAGAAGGTGTTTTGGAAGAACGCAGAGCGGCTCCTTGACCTCGGGGCCCAAGGACCTTCTCGCGCACGCGTCGAAGGCACCTGA